Proteins co-encoded in one Yamadazyma tenuis chromosome 1, complete sequence genomic window:
- a CDS encoding mitochondrial 37S ribosomal protein mS29 (EggNog:ENOG503NUP5; COG:J; BUSCO:EOG092625U6), protein MNWVALRRGNFPLTRNLHNSAISFAKANVKKKPLGGKTKAKQGFKTKNASDSKVKKSGTTHLVFKDAVRRLGYEKYAPVFTANELAHKDLDTRVGEIVKYKRSTESKLRLLGSFKKYQHHELFRNPVSLISENLIQINNRFVEKFDDGSANNRTILMGDYKVGKSTLISQTQSLVDDKYNGEVVLLHFDYPERTKEGTSDYLFNKRREIYQQPMFTKRWIMKTRQANKDIFSKMLLSKDVTFVTRKVEFKYEAGKNTLYEYLKNCHDFGKTESNNAFEFFISELKHHSATYPVLLSIDNFNALTTSPFTKYKHPDFKPIHFKEFEVGKFFLDYASGSENFTKGGVLLGESCDSGKHDNLSIALGLTAYDPYRASSLDTNLIERLMSNGGISVFDVQQLPKSQIRSLCEFYHENGVLFMRDYIYKDDDREVDLSLEQIADLNYTKSGGNPGLLLKHVTMSF, encoded by the coding sequence ATGAATTGGGTAGCCTTGAGGAGAGGAAATTTCCCTCTaacaagaaatcttcaTAACAGTGCTATCTCCTTTGCTAAAGCAAATGTAAAGAAAAAGCCTTTAGGAGGAAAAACCAAGGCCAAGCAAGgtttcaaaaccaaaaatGCCAGTGACTCcaaggtgaagaagagtGGTACCACCCATTTAGTATTCAAAGATGCCGTAAGAAGATTAGGATACGAAAAATATGCCCCAGTGTTCACTGCCAATGAGTTGGCTCacaaagatcttgataCTCGGGTCGGAGAAATCGTCAAGTATAAAAGAAGTACCGAGTCTAAATTAAGGCTACTTGGTTCATTCAAGAAATACCAACATCATGAACTTTTCAGAAATCCGGTGCTGCTTATAAGTGAAAACTTGATACAAATCAACAACAGGTTTGTCGAAAAATTCGACGATGGTTCCGCCAACAACCGTACCATTTTAATGGGAGACTATAAAGTTGGTAAGTCGACATTAATATCCCAAACTCAGAGTTTGGTGGACGATAAATATAATGGAGAAGTGGTACTTTTACATTTCGATTATCCCGAAAGAACCAAAGAAGGTACAAGTGACtacttgttcaataaaagaagagaaatcTACCAACAACCAATGTTCACAAAACGGTGGATCATGAAGACTAGACAAGCCAACAAAGATATATTCCTGAAGATGTTGTTATCCAAGGATGTCACGTTTGTCACCAGGAAAGTCGAGTTCAAATATGAAGCTGGAAAGAATACTTTGTAtgagtatttgaagaactgTCATGATTTTGGTAAGACCGAGAGTAATAATGCTTTTGAGTTTTTTATTTCTGAATTGAAGCACCACTCAGCTACTTATCCAGTGTTGTTAAGTATTGATAACTTCAATGCCTTGACTACTTCTCCTTTCACCAAATACAAACATCCGGATTTCAAGCCTATTCACttcaaagagtttgaagttggcaaGTTTTTCTTGGATTATGCCAGTGGAAGTGAAAATTTTACCAAAGGAGGAGTCTTATTAGGTGAATCTTGTGATAGTGGTAAACACGATAACTTATCTATAGCATTGGGATTGACTGCTTATGATCCTTATCGTGCAAGCAGCTTGGataccaacttgattgaaaggTTAATGAGCAATGGTGGTATCAGTGTGTTCGATGTTCAACAATTACCCAAATCTCAAATTAGATCCTTATGTGAATTCTACCACGAAAATGGTGTGTTATTCATGAGAGATTACATTTACAAAGATGATGATCGTGAAGTTGACTTGAGCTTGGAACAGATAGCCGATTTAAACTACACCAAATCAGGAGGAAACCCAGGTCTCTTATTGAAGCATGTAACCATGAGCTTTTAG
- the NIP7 gene encoding ribosome biosynthesis protein nip7 (EggNog:ENOG503NVZ1; BUSCO:EOG09264PD5; COG:J) has translation MRPLTEEETKVVFEKLANYIGRNISFLVDNPTAPHVFRLQKDRVYYVSEQIANFATSVSRKQLMSLGVCFGKFTKTGKFKLHITSLSYLAQYAKYKVWIKPNGEMPFLYGNHILKAHIGRMSEDIPEHAGVVVFSMHDIPLGFGVSAKSTAETRNLVPTGIVAFRQSDIGEYLREEDTLFT, from the coding sequence ATGAGACCTTTAACAGAGGAAGAGACCAAGGTGGTTTTTGAGAAGCTTGCAAACTATATTGGAAGAAACATCTCTTTTTTAGTGGATAATCCAACTGCTCCTCATGTGTTCagacttcaaaaagacAGAGTCTACTATGTATCTGAACAAATAGCTAACTTTGCTACATCCGTTTCGAGAAAGCAGCTTATGTCTCTCGGAGTGTGTTTCGGAAAGTTCACAAAGACTGGAAAGTTTAAGTTACATATCACCAGTTTATCATATTTGGCCCAATATGCCAAGTACAAAGTGTGGATAAAACCCAATGGTGAAATGCCATTTTTATATGGAAACCATATCTTGAAGGCTCACATAGGAAGAATGTCCGAAGACATACCAGAACATGCTGGAGTAGTTGTATTTTCGATGCACGACATTCCTTTAGGTTTTGGGGTTAGTGCTAAATCAACTGCTGAAACCAGAAACTTGGTGCCTACTGGAATTGTTGCATTCAGACAATCTGATATTGGAGAGTACTTAAGAGAAGAGGACACATTATTTACATag
- the PUS1 gene encoding tRNA pseudouridine synthase 1 (EggNog:ENOG503NVYM; COG:J), with protein sequence MEDVEVDEQVYKRDQVSKWTRARKEDKRENSNKRQKTEERPDRRSSNNDYQPRVDEEGNVIKSERRPKRKVACMIGYCGTGYNGMQIQNNPDVKTIEGELFQAFINAGAISQENSNDLKKNGFMRAARTDKGVHAAGNVISCKLIIEDEDILQKINKALPEQIRIWGIERTNRSFDCRKMCSSRVYEYLLPTHSFLPPRPGTVLYGQLKEESTANPGFYRDNEEDEKWWKETLAAMDKVKAEVGLKDENVPDADQEKEKLYNEEGQITEFGIKAKKIKQAENTRRRDYKVSNDKLELFRDALKQYEGSHNFHNYTVGKNYKDPSARRYMKSTKVSEPFIIGDTEWVSIKIHGQSFMLHQIRKMIAMAVMLVRTGCPATRINETFSSTRVNIPKAPALGLLLENPVYETYNSMLEKYGYNKIDFSRYQKEMDDFKMKFIYDKIYNEERRENSFHGFFGFIDNFENEEAEYNVFKFLNTKFEVGFSEEKNKDSTKDKDSKDKQDKFDNVD encoded by the exons AtggaagatgttgaagtgGATGAACAAGTTTATAAGCGGGACCAAGTCAGTAAATGGACCAGGGCCCGCAAAGAGGATAAACGAGAAAATTCCAATAAGAGACAAAAGACAGAGGAACGGCCGGATCGCCGCAGTTCGAACAACGA TTACCAACCTAGAGTAGATGAAGAAGGCAATGTTATTAAGAGTGAAAGAAGACCCAAGCGGAAGGTTGCTTGTATGATTGGATACTGTGGTACCGGTTATAATGGAATGCAAATTCAGAATAATCCTGATGTTAAGACTATAGAGGGAGAACTCTTCCAAGCCTTCATAAATGCTGGAGCTATATCACAAGAAAACTCGAacgatttgaagaagaacggTTTTATGAGGGCCGCTAGAACAGATAAGGGGGTTCATGCTGCAGGAAACGTTATTTCTTGCAAGTTGATTattgaagacgaagataTCTTGCAAAAAATTAACAAGGCGTTACCTGAACAAATCAGAATCTGGGGAATTGAAAGAACCAATAGGTCTTTTGATTGTAGAAAGATGTGTTCTTCTCGTGTCTATGAATATTTATTGCCTACCCACAGTTTTTTGCCTCCAAGACCTGGAACCGTATTATATGGccagttgaaggaagaaaGTACTGCTAATCCTGGCTTTTACAGAGataatgaagaagacgaaaaATGGTGGAAAGAAACCCTTGCAGCCATGGACAAAGTCAAAGCAGAAGTTGGTTTGAAAGATGAAAATGTTCCTGATGCTGaccaagaaaaagagaagtTGTACAATGAAGAAGGTCAAATAACAGAATTTGGTATTAAGGccaagaaaatcaaacaaGCGGAAAacacaagaagaagagactACAAAGTTCTGAATGATAAGCTTGAATTATTCAGAGACGCTTTGAAGCAATATGAAGGATCTCATAACTTCCACAACTACACTGTTGGTAAGAATTACAAGGATCCAAGTGCTAGAAGATATATGAAATCGACTAAAGTCAGCGAACCTTTCATTATCGGTGATACCGAATGGGTCTCTATCAAGATCCATGGGCAATCATTCATGCTTCATCAAATTAGAAAGATGATCGCCATGGCAGTGATGCTCGTTAGAACTGGATGTCCTGCCACTAGAATCAACGAAAcgttttcttccacaagAGTCAACATTCCCAAGGCCCCAGCCTTGGGATTGCTCTTGGAGAACCCGGTCTACGAAACTTACAATTCCATGTTAGAAAAGTATGGATATAACAAGATTGACTTCAGTCGATACCAAAAGGAAATGgatgacttcaagatgaagtTCATTTATGACAAGATTTATAACGAAGAACGTCGGGAAAACTCGTTCCATGGattctttggtttcattgACAACTTCGAGAATGAAGAAGCCGAGTACAATGTATTCAAATTTTTGAATACAAAATTCGAAGTAGGATTCAGtgaagagaagaacaagGATTCTACCAAAGACAAGGATTCTAAGGACAAGCAAGACAAATTCGACAACGTAGATTAA
- the hhp1 gene encoding casein kinase I (EggNog:ENOG503NUPD; COG:T) produces MDLRVGKKYRIGRKIGSGSFGDIYLGTNIISGEEVAIKLENTKAKHPQLEYEAKVYKALSGGVGIPFVRWYGTECDYNAMVIDLLGPSLEDLFNYCNRKFTYKTVLLLADQLICRIEYIHARCFIHRDIKPDNFLMGIGRRGSQVNVIDFGLAKKYRDPRTHLHIPYRENKNLTGTARYTSVNTHLGIEQSRRDDLESLGYVLIYFCRGSLPWQGLKAATKRQKYDRIMEKKMTTPSDILTKGLPKEFLDYMDYVKSLRFEDKPDYPFLRKLFRDLFKRENYRYDYVFDWTLYKFQQEKQREQKMIDNNNANNNNDNNDEKDKENDQVQKLRPVLQQAQQPPPVVQHIPHQQGGQSQPTVPIEYQNVDQLQQQQLYANAKKSTVKQNPNWL; encoded by the coding sequence ATGGATTTACGGGTCGGTAAAAAGTACAGGATCGGAAGAAAGATCGGTAGTGGATCGTTCGGTGATATCTACCTTGGCACCAACATCATTTCTGGTGAAGAAGTGGCCATCAAATTGGAGAACACCAAAGCAAAACACCCTCAATTAGAATATGAAGCAAAAGTATACAAAGCGTTGAGTGGTGGGGTTGGAATCCCCTTTGTCAGATGGTATGGAACCGAGTGTGACTACAACGCCATGGTGATAGATTTATTGGGaccttctttggaagatttATTCAACTATTGTAACCGGAAATTCACCTACAAAACTGTGTTACTCTTGGCAGATCAGTTGATTTGCCGGATAGAATACATCCATGCCAGATGCTTTATCCATAGAGATATCAAGCCTGATAACTTTTTGATGGGGATCGGACGCAGAGGTTCTCAGGTGAATGTGATTGATTTCGGATTGGCCAAAAAATACCGGGATCCAAGAACCCACTTGCACATACCATACagagaaaacaaaaacttgacgGGAACCGCAAGATACACCTCTGTCAATACTCATTTGGGGATTGAACAGCTGAGACGAGATGACTTGGAGAGTTTGGGTTACGTATTGATCTACTTTTGTCGTGGTTCCTTACCATGGCAAGGTTTAAAAGCTGCCACAAAAAGACAAAAGTATGACCGGATcatggagaagaagatgactACTCCCAGTGACATCTTGACCAAGGGTTTACCCAAGGAGTTCTTGGACTACATGGATTATGTCAAATCTTTGCGGTTTGAGGATAAGCCGGATTACCCATTTTTGAGAAAGTTGTTCAGGGATTTATTCAAGAGAGAAAACTATAGATATGACTATGTTTTTGATTGGACTTTGTACAaattccaacaagaaaagcAAAGGGAACAAAAGATGATTGATAACAATAACGCTAACAACAATAACGATAATAATGATGAAAAAGATAAGGAGAAtgaccaagttcaaaagcttcgcccagttcttcaacaagcacAACAGCCTCCTCCGGTGGTCCAGCATATCCCTCATCAACAGGGAGGCCAACTGCAACCAACAGTGCCAATAGAGTATCAAAATGTTGATCAATTACAGCAACAACAGTTGTATGCAAATGCAAAGAAGAGTACTGTAAAGCAGAATCCGAACTGGTTATAA
- the IPL1 gene encoding spindle assembly checkpoint kinase (EggNog:ENOG503NVY8; COG:D), whose amino-acid sequence MIRKSLRPLKDTTNVHKDTPVALKPVILKNAVADSLQFLHNSNLTKLKVKPSVSLSHFEIGKTLGKGKLGSVYCVKHKASNFVCALKVMNLETLRSLKLQKNLQREIEIQSSLQHPNILKLFSYFYDSKNVYLVIEYSINGELYHHLRINKRFTNTLASFYIYQVTLGLIYLHSNGIIHRDLKPENILVDFNHTVKLSDFGWSVKIERNAKRSTICGTLDYLSPEMVNSMAYDFKSDIWSLGVLIYELLVGKPPFEHHDRNVTYKRIVGLDLKFPPFVNDEAKELILSLLKTNPSDRLPLEQVLTHPWLMKNKQKWPGN is encoded by the coding sequence ATGATACGAAAGTCGCTTCGCCCGTTGAAAGACACCACCAACGTCCATAAAGATACTCCCGTTGCCCTCAAACCAGTGATTCTCAAGAACGCAGTTGCTGACTcccttcaatttcttcacaACTCCAACCTCACAAAACTCAAAGTAAAGCCTCTGGTCTCACTTTCTCATTTTGAAATTGGCAAGACTTTGGGCAAAGGAAAGCTCGGCCTGGTGTACTGTGTCAAGCACAAGGCCCTGAACTTTGTATGTGCCTTGAAGGTAATGAACCTCGAAACCCTTCGGTCCCTAAAATTACAAAAGAACTTACAACGAGAAATCGAAATCCAGTCTTCCTTACAACACCCCAACATCCTCAAACTTTTCAGCTACTTCTATGACTCTAAAAACGTGTACTTGGTTATCGAATATTCCATCAACGGTGAGTTGTATCATCACCTAAGAATCAACAAGCGTTTTACCAACACTTTGGCCAGCTTCTACATTTATCAAGTAACCTTGGGGTTAATTTATTTGCATTCAAATGGCATTATTCATCGGGATTTGAAGCCGGAAAAtattttggtggacttCAATCATACCGTTAAACTAAGCGATTTCGGCTGGTCTGTTAAAATCGAGAGAAATGCTAAACGATCAACCATCTGCGGTACATTGGACTACTTATCCCCAGAAATGGTCAACTCAATGGCCTACGATTTCAAATCGGATATTTGGTCTTTGGGGGTTCTCATATACGAATTGCTTGTGGGAAAGCCACCTTTTGAGCATCATGACCGTAATGTCACCTATAAACGAATTGTCGGCTTGGATCTTAAGTTTCCTCCGTTTGTCAATGACGAGGCCAAAGAATTGATCTTGAGTTTACTCAAGACCAACCCTTCAGACAGACTACCACTTGAGCAAGTTTTGACACATCCAtggttgatgaaaaataAGCAAAAATGGCCGGGAAATTAG
- the sgf73 gene encoding SAGA complex subunit Sgf73 (COG:B; EggNog:ENOG503NV9Z), translating into MSNRSSQVVTLDSVNSLTNYDSKPIVWKDLGVYLDKKLAVEPKVQSHFSGENSLLSQVIKYKICKSCQRPIGFESLGDHYDKCTQMRNKKNFDDSDDVPIKKRKAKLLEQPETSSIDSSRNTTPQPNGASISSITGKPKKKYKKSQTQKEKEAANAAAAAAAAQDTTEKRKKKSQKPQKSSTKQKGPVDVEKQCGVPLPNGGFCARSLTCKTHSMGAKRMVPGRSAPYDVLLQQYQKRNQAKMAANNALALQKKENDELNAVNTDSDMAAARVLDPDDETYLVLEGLSKNQPIPLERKVILPVRNRHRFLYMRESYANALIINSGAGSQQSQGQSNEQTLANQAISGSIGGLQGRSALVNVDSKRIENDSVTQNSTNISGEMYQVRAPSKEIMLTAQHNAAQQQLFQQQIAKLQQQQLMLMKQRQKRAQQQAQAQAQQQAQAQVQR; encoded by the coding sequence TGGATAAAAAGTTAGCCGTTGAACCAAAGGTTCAATCCCACTTCTCGGGAGAGAATTCCTTATTATCGCAGGTAATAAAGTATAAGATCTGCAAAAGCTGCCAAAGACCTATTGGTTTTGAAAGTTTAGGTGACCACTACGATAAGTGTACTCAAATgaggaacaagaagaatttcGACGACCTGGACGACGTtcccatcaagaagagaaaggCCAAACTACTTGAGCAGCCTGAAACAAGCTCTATAGATTCCTCAAGAAATACCACTCCTCAACCAAATGGTGCTTCGATAAGTTCTATTACCGGTAAGCCAAAAAAGAAATATAAGAAGTCTCAAACCCAGAAGGAGAAGGAAGCTGCCAAtgcagcagcagcagctgCTGCTGCCCAAGATACGACGgagaagaggaagaagaaactgcagaaaccacaaaaatcTTCgacaaaacaaaaaggtCCTGTTGATGTTGAGAAACAGTGTGGTGTACCATTACCAAATGGAGGATTCTGTGCCAGATCTTTGACCTGTAAGACCCATTCTATGGGTGCCAAGCGTATGGTTCCCGGTCGTAGTGCTCCTTATGATGTATTATTACAGCAGTACCAGAAGCGTAACCAGGCCAAGATGGCTGCCAATAATGCTTTGGCtctccagaagaaagagaatgATGAATTGAACGCTGTCAACACCGATTCGGATATGGCTGCGGCACGTGTATTGGATCCAGATGATGAAACAtacttggtgttggaagGTTTGAGCAAGAACCAACCCATTCCGTTGGAAAGGAAAGTGATTTTGCCAGTGAGAAACCGGCACCGGTTTTTGTATATGAGAGAAAGCTACGCTAATGCTTTGATAATCAACAGTGGAGCGGGGTCTCAACAAAGTCAGGGCCAATCTAATGAACAGACATTGGCCAACCAGGCCATTTCTGGTTCTATTGGTGGATTACAAGGAAGAAGTGCCTTGGTCAATGTTGATTCTAAGAGAATCGAAAATGACTCAGTCACTCAGAACTCCACCAATATTTCAGGTGAAATGTACCAGGTTCGTGCTCCTTCCAAGGAAATTATGTTAACTGCCCAGCACAATGCTGCGCAACAACAATTGTTTCAGCAACAGATCGCCAAGttgcaacaacagcagttgatgttgatgaagcaAAGGCAAAAACGAGCCCAACAACAGGCTCAAGCCCAAGCTCAACAGCAAGCGCAGGCTCAAGTCCAGAGGTAG